From the genome of Peptoniphilus sp. ING2-D1G:
AAATGCAAAGACATGTAGTGACTCTTTCAAAGGGTCATTTAGTTAAAGATGTTGAAAGCGGTGGATATTATGAAGATAATTAGACAGGCGATAAACATCTTTAAGGAAAGCATAAAGGGGATTTTCAGGAATTCGGCAATGTCTCTTGCATCTATAATATCCATTGCTGCGATGCTCACTCTTTTCGGATTTATCTTCTTGCTTATGCTTGGAATTAATTCCTCTGTATACAGACTTGGCAACAAATTGGATAAAGTGGTAATATATCTTGAAGATAACATATCCGTTGATCAGATAAATGAATTAATCGGCGATATCGGAGCTGATGAGAGAGTAAAGGAAGTTAAATACACCTCCAAGGAAAAAGCCCTGGAAGAGTTCAAAGAGAGCTTTGGAGATAATGCAGACATACTGGATACAGTAGATGAAGATACTCTGCCGGCGTCCTTGACCATAAGCTTGAAGGATCTTTCTTATTCAGATGAGGTAGTAAAATCCTTTGAAAATCACGAAGGTGTATATAAGATAAATTATCATTATGAATTGGTACACAAGATGATAAACTTGGAAGAAGGAGTAAAATATGTAGGTTTTGCCATAGTTATGATATTATTCCTCGTATCTATACTCATAATTCACAATACTGTCAAGATAGCGGTGGCAAATAGAAGAAAAGAAATAGAAATAATGAAGTATGTAGGTGCGACAAACGGATATATAAGAGGACCTTTCTTGATAGAAGGCATAATATTCGGTATAATAGGTGCACTTATAGCCTTCGGCATAGTCTACTATGTCTACAATTATTATCACGGTAGGATTGAAACAAGCATTGAAACTTACGGAATAAATCTCTTAAGCCCAAAGAGCATAGCCGAAAACATATCCGTTATATTTTTATGCATAGGAGTGGGAATCGGGTACTTGGGATCCTTGTTGTCTACCAAGAGATTTTTAGATGTTTAGAGGTGAGTTAATGAAAAAGTACAGATTATCCATAATCTGTTTAGTGGTGGCGTTGTTATTGCCCCTGACAGTTTATGGAGGCAGTGCTGATTTAGAAAAAAAACAACAACAAAAAATAAACGAAAAAAACAAAGTTTCTAAGCAACTTGAGAAAAACAAAATGCAACTGGTCGATATTGAAGGCGATGTTGCACAGGTCAACTCTGAAATTTCGGTATTGGATGGCAAAATCAATTCTCTGAGTTCAAATATATCCGAACTTGAATCGGAAATTGAAAGACTGAACAAAGAGATAGTTCAGACACAAAAAGAGCTTGATGAAGCTGAGTTGAATTTGCAAGAAAAGAAAGAGCAATTTGAAACCAGATTAAGAGCAATGTACATGAACGGTAAGGCATCTTACTTGGAAGTTATACTGAATTCCAAAAACATGGAAGAACTCTTGAGAAACAATGAAATAATAGTTTCCATTTCCAATGCGGATAAGGAACTTGTGGAGTACATAACAGAACAAGTACGCATAATAGAAGAAAAAAGCGCAAAGCTCGAATCGGATAAAAATACTCTTGCCATTGCTAAATCCAGTCTTGAAATAGAAAAAGCCGAACAACAAAAAATCAGCGCTGAAAAAAGAGATTACATGAATGCGTTGATGTCAGATGCGGAAGCCTACAGAATCGAATATGAAAAGGCGGAAGCTCAATGGAGGAGCCTGGATAAAGAGATTTTAAGACTTCAAAGTCAAATAAAAGAACTCAAAGAACAGGAAAGAATAGAAAGAGAAAAAGCTCAAAAAAATCAAAGTGCAAAGGTCTCTGCGAGATCTTCAGGAGCATTGTTGTGGCCGGTACCCGGTAACACGAGCATATCTTCAGGATACGGTAACAGAATGCATCCGATTTTAAAAACCTATAGATTTCATTCAGGAATAGATATCCCCGCATCGAGCGGAACTTCTGTAGTTGCAGTAAAATCCGGCATAGTAATAATGTCAAGGAACATGGGAGGTTACGGAAACGTCGTAATGATAGATCATGGTGACATTGTAACGGTTTATGCGCATAACAGTTCCTTGAAGGTATCTGCGGGCCAAAGCGTAAATGCGGGCGATGTAATCGCAACGGTGGGATCCACGGGACTTTCAACAGGACCTCACCTCCACTTTGAAGTGAGAGTTAACGGACAAGCGGTAAATCCTTTAGGATATGTGTAAGAGGAAAAATATGAAAAAAAAATTATTAAAAATATTAGGCGTTATAGCACTAATTTTAATTACAAACACATTAACCGCCGTATCATTGATTTATGGTTACAGCAATTCACAAGTGTCATCGGCAATAAAGATAAAATATTTGGAAGATTTTGTAAAGAAGAACTACCTCTATGAAGTAAAGGACGAAGATCTTGAAGTTGGAAAGCTCAAGGGAATAGTAGCAGCCTTGAATGATCCCTACTCCGAATACTACACCAAGGAGGAATACCAAGAACTCATGGAAATGACCACAGGTAAGTTTTTCGGAATAGGTGTGGTAATCACCAGAGGTGAAGACAATTTAATAACTGTAATTTCTCCAATAAAAGGATCTCCTGCCGACAAAGCCGGAATAAAGGCGAAGGATAAGATAATAAAAGTCGAAGGTGTCGAATACACCGGAGAAGACATAAATGAGGCAACAAAGATCATGAAGGGTGAAAAGGGAACAGAGGTCACCATCACCATTTACAGACCTGATACAGCCAAGACAAAAGAAATAACCTTAATAAGAGATGAGATAAGCGTTGAAACCATAATAAGCGATAAATTGGGCGAAATAGGCTATATAGGAATCACGGGATTCGATGAGAATACAGCTGAGGATTTCAACGAGGCTTTGGATAAATTGCTATCACAAAAGATAAAGTCTCTGATAATCGACTTAAGGGGAAATCCAGGAGGAATCGTGGATTCCGCAGCGGAAATATGCGACAGGATTTTGCCCGAGGGAATGATAGTCTATGCGGAAAACAGAGAGAAAAAAAGAGTATTCGAGTTTAAATCCGATGAAAAACATTTAAATATCCCCCTTGCAGTACTTGTAAATGAAGGCTCGGCTTCAGCATCGGAAATAGTGGCGGGAGCAATAAGAGATTATAAAGCGGGCACCATAATAGGACAGAAGACCTTCGGGAAGGGGATAGTTCAAACGGCAAAGATGTTCCCTTCAGGAGATGGAATAAAACTTACCACATCTGAATATTTTACGCCCAAGGGAGAAAACATACACAAAAAAGGGATAAAGCCGGACATTGAAGTAAAATTGCCCGACGACATTGAGGGTATGGGAATTGAGTACAAGGACACGGACACTCAACTTCAAAAAGCAATAGAAGTATTGAAGGAGAAAAGTTAATCTTTTCTCTTTTCTTGTATGAAAGAGAAGCTTGATATTTAAATCAACTGTTTTAAAGGAGCAATATATGGTTAAAAAGGGGATAGCATATTCTTTATTATCTGCTGTGATATTCGGTGCGATGCCTTTAATGACTAAAATTCTGTATACCTTCGGAATGGATTTTGTGAGTTCAGCCTTTTATAGAATGTCTTTGTCATTGGTATTCATATATATAATAAACAAATTTTATTTTAAAGAAGATATGAAACTGACCTTAAAGGAATTTAAATACATATTGTTAGCGGCGATATGTTTTGCATCAAACAGTCTGTTTCTGTTTAATTCCTACAACTACATAAATTCCGGAACTGCAACGGCAATATTTTTTCTAAACCCTATAATTATCTTCACGGTGCTATCCATAAAATATAAACAAAAACCTGCAAAAATCGACATTATATGCATAACAGGAGCCTTGACAGGTCTCTTTCTATGTATGGATATAGAAGAGATGAGCAGCATAACGGGAGCCTTGATCGCCTTGATGTCAGCCTTCGCCTTTTCAATATACACAATAGTTGTGGGAAAAGAAGAACTAAAGGAAATCGGAGCTTTTAAACTTTTATTTTATATAAATTTTATCGGGGCAATTACGATTTTAATCTATGCCTTTGCCTTTGCAAAGGGGATATACACGGACTACACACCTAATCAGATACCTGCGCTGTTTTTATATTCAGCCATAATATCCATGGGTGCAACCTATTATTATCAGAGGGGAGTTGCCTATATAGGAGCTAAAAACACATCGCTTTTATGCACTTTGGAATTGTTGGTCAGCGTATTGATAAGTTTTTATATAATTGGAGAACCTGTGAGGAAAATTGAAATCTTTGCAGCCTTATTAATTTTTTTCTGTTCTTTCTTTTTAGTAAAAAACAGCAAAGAATAATGGGTATAAATATTCAACATTAAATGTTATTATTAAAGTATTAAATGCAAAATCAATAGATTATATGGTTAAGTGAGGGAATAAGTTGGAAGATGTTATGAAGAATTATTATAAATTATCTTTGGAAAAACACGGCGAATTGAAGGGAAAAATAAGGGTGGATTTAGCCTGTGATTTAGTAAATCACGACGACTTGTCCGTAGCCTATACACCCGGTGTAGCCGAGCCCTGCAGAAGGATACAAATAAATACCATGGACGCATATAAGTATACGTGGAAGGGAAATGTGGTGGCTGTAGTTTCAGACGGAACGGCGGTTTTAGGGCTTGGAGATATAGGACCTGAAGCATCTCTGCCTGTAATGGAAGGAAAGGCTATGCTTTTTAAAAAATTTGCAGGAGTAAATGCTGTGCCTGTGGTCTTGAATACTAAGGATACCGAGGAAATCATAAAGGTTGTAAAAGCAATTGCACCGAGCTATGGAGGAATAAACCTCGAAGATATTTCTTCACCCAGATGTGTGGAAATTGAAAGAAGACTTATTGATGAACTTGATATTCCGGTTTTTCACGACGACCAACACGGCACTGCGATAGTTGCGACGGCAGCCCTTATAAACGCCTTCAGAATTACGGGAAAGGATCCTGCTCAATGCGTGGCTATAGTAAGCGGAGCGGGTGCAGCGGGTTCTTCAATAGTGAAGATGATTAAGCAGTTCGGCATAGGCAATATATACTGTTTTGATTCTAAGGGAGTGCTGTCTTCTAAAAATGCTGAAAGGTATAATTTTGTAAAAAAGGAAATTTTGGAAATAACCAACAACTACGACGAAGATTTGACCATGAAAGATGCCATGGCAAAGGCGGATATCTTCATAGGGGTTTCTACGGCGGGAATAATAAATTCTGAAATGGTAAAATCAATGAAAAAAGATTCAGTGGTATTGGCTATGGCCAATCCCGAGCCTGAAATCGGATATGATGATGCTGTGGAAGCGGGAGTTAGGATAATGGGTACGGGAAGATCGGATTTTCCCAACCAAATAAACAATGTACTGGCTTTTCCGGGATTGTTCAAAGGAGCTCTTGAATGTGGAGCTACAAAAATCACTGAAGAAATGAAAATGGCGGCTGCAACGGGGCTTGCATACTTTGTAAAGGATGAAGATTTAACGGAAACCCATATAATTCCCGATGTTTTCGAAGAAGGAATTGCGGATATGGTTGCGGAAAAAGTCAAGGAATGTGCTATAAGATCAGGCTATATCAGAAAAAATATATAAATTAAAATATAAATATAAAAAGACTTCCTTTTCCGTGGAAGTCTTTTCTTTTTTAATTATGAAGTCAGCGCAAGTGTGGGAATTACTTGATTTTAACTCTGTGAAATATTTTTTTACCCTTTCTGATTAAAATGGAATCATCTTTAAAATCATCAAGAGTTATTTTCTTGTCTATTTCTTGAACTTTTTCATCGTTTAAGGTTATTCCGTTTTGCTCAACCAACCTTCTGCCCTCTGAATTGGACTTTGTAAGTCCGATTTCCGTCAAGAGTTCGAGGAAATTTTTTCCTTCTTCAAAAATCGATTTTTCCATTTCCGTGGAGGGTATGTTTTCGCTGTCCGCTCCTGTGGAAAATAATGCTCTTGAAGCTTCTACAGCTTTATTGGCTTCATCTTCTCCATGAATGTCCCTGACTATTTCAAAGGCGAGTTTTTCCTTTGCTTTATTGAGCTCTGCGCCTTCAAGTTTTTCATATTCGCCAATTTCTTCAAGGCTCATCATAGTTAAAAGTTTCATGAATTTTATTACATCTCTGTCATCTACATTTCTCATATATTGATACATTTCATAGGGAGAAGTCTTTTCAGGGTCGAGCCATATAGCTCCTTTTTCGGTTTTGCCCATTTTTATTCCTGATGCAGTTGTGAGGAGTTTAAAGGTCATTGAATAAACCTTGTCTGATTCGAGTTTTCTGACCAATTCATAGCCTCCGAGCATATTTGACCATTGGTCGGATCCTCCCAGTTGCAATTTGCAACCGTATTTCCTGTAGAGATACAGAAAATCGTAGGATTGAAGAAGCATGTAGGCAAATTCAAAGAAAGTAAGACCTGATTCCATTCTGTTTTTATAACAGTCGAAAGTAAGCATTCTGTTTACGCTGAAATGCACTCCTATTTCTCTCATGAAATCCAAAAAGTTCAGATCCAATATCCAGTCCGCATTGTTTACAAAAATCGCCTTTCCTTCTGAAAAATCAAGCAACTTTGAAAGCTGTTCCTTAAAGCGTTCTGCATTGTGATCGATAGTTTCCTTGGTCATGACCTTACGCATATCGGTTTTACCAGAGGGATCTCCTATCATAGTGGTTCCTCCACCGATTAAGGCGATGGGCTTATGTCCTGCCTTTTGCATATGTTGCATAACTCTTATCTGCAAAAAGTGACCCAGAGTGAGAGAGTCTGCCGTCGCATCAAAGCCTATATAAAAGGGAACTGATTCTTTGCCGAGTAATTCTTTTAATTCTTCTTCATGAGTAACTTGATCGATAAAGCCTCTTTGTTGTAGAGTATCAAAAATATTCATAAATTCCTCCTAAAAATAAAAATAGACTATTCATTCAAAAGGGCGCGTTCGCGGTACCACCTTTCTTTTCATAGTCTCTTGCCGTTTAGACACAGCTGTCTTAAAATTCAGGTATTGTAATTCGGTTTTAACCTACTGTTACCTTCGAAATTTTATATTCAATAATAAAACAAAGTATAAAGTATAAATATGTTTTTGTCAAATATTGTTCTTTATCAAATTACATTACTAATTGATAATTTTTTAAATGTGGTATACTCTTATTATATATATTTTATAATTGGGAATGATAAAGATGTTGGGAGTAGATTTAATAAGTATAAATAAAGTTGATAAATTACTAAAAAAACACAGGGATAAGTTTCTTCAAAGAATTTTCAACGAAGAAGAAATCACATACATAAAATCCAAAAATTATAGAGCTCAAAGCGTAGCCGGTATTTTCGCCGCTAAAGAAGCCATATCGAAGGCGGAAGAAACGGGAATAGGAAAACTTTCCTTCAAGGATGTACATATTTTTTATAATAACTCCTCTCCCTACGGCAAAGTCCAAGATAGATTGTATAAATTATCCATATCTCACGACAGCGGTTTTGCGGTGGCGGTGGCAATAAAAATAAAAAGAGAATGTAGAAAATTCAGAAGAAACCAGGACACTCACAAAGGAGATTACGGAAAAGTCGGGATTTTTGCGGGATCTCGAGGAATGACAGGTTCAGCTTATCTCTCTACAATGGCGGCACTTAAAATGGGGGCAGGTCTTGTTTATAATTTTGTTCCGGAAAATATTTTTGAAATAATGTGCATAAAGTATGTTGAAGCCATAGTAAAAAGCTCTGAAAGTATCGATTACGACTCCGTAAAAAAACTTGATTCAATAGCCTTGGGCATGGGAATAGGTAAAAGCGCGCAGAGCAAAAAGCTCTTCGAAGAAGTTTTGAAATTTGATCAAAACTTGGTAATAGATGCTGACGGGTTGAATATATTATCTGAAAATCCGGAGATTTTACTTAAGAGAAAACCCTACACCACAATATTAACTCCACACTTAATGGAATTGAGCAGATTGTGCAAGTCAAATCTCGACGAAATAAAGAAAAATAAAAGGGAGATTGCCAAGGATTTTGCTGACAAATACAAGGTGGTATTGTTGGTTAAGGGAAAGGAAACCGAAGTTTTCTGTAAAAATGAACTGTACATAAATAAAACTGGCAATGCGGGCATGGCGACGGCAGGTAGCGGAGATGTGCTCAGCGGAATAATAGCGGCTCTTTTGGCAAGGGGGTTAAATCCTTATAAATCCGCCTGTATCGGCTCATATATTCACGGAGCGGCAGGTGATGTCGCTGCGGATATTTATGGAGAGGAGTCCATGATTGCCGGAGATATTTTAAATTCGCTTAAATACATTACAAAAAAAATTGATTTTACTTCTTTGCAAATGGGAGATTTAAGTTTAGAAAAATTGCAGGATGAAGGTGAAATGTTATGTTGATTAAGAGGGGAGATATTTACTATGCCGACCTTTCTCCTGTCATAGGATCGGAGCAAGGTGGAGTAAGGCCTGTTGTAGTTATACAAAATGATGTCGGGAATAAATATTCACCGACTTTGATCGTAGCCTCAATTACATCTCAGATAAATAAAGCCAGACTTCCCACCCATGTAAGCGTGGACTCAAAGGATGTGCCTTTGCCGAAAAATTCAGTCTTGCTTTTAGAGCAGATAAGGACTATAGATAAAAAAAGGTTGCGAGACAGGATTGGAAGCTTTGATAAGGATGTAATGGATTCTGTGGACAAGGCGTTAAAGATAAGCTTAAATTTGAAATAAAAAGAAATTTATACATATCGGACCTCATTCTTGAGGTCTATTTTATTGTATAAAAAAAATTTTTTTCATAGTATAATAAACTTAAATTACAAATAAGGAGATCATATGAGTACAAAAGGAAAAAATAAAATTTATCTAATATTGATATTAATATCAATATTATTTTCTATTTATTTTTTAATAGGAAGATATAAAGCTGAAATGGTATATAGAAATTATGAAATAGTTGCGGATTACAACGAGTTTTCAAAGCTTGGATACATAAGAGAGCAAACTCCCGTGGAGTATTTTACAGAACTAAAAAACAACGGAGTTACAACTGCATCCTTCAATGAATTGACCATAGCAACTATGAAATCTTCACCAAATTATAAAATCCAAACGGAAATAATAGGCAACGACCTCTTGGTAAAGGGCGATAAAAAATATCTGGATATTATAACAAAGGGATTAGAAACTCTGAAGGACAAAAGAAATATAGAAGTTTTAGGAGAAAATGAGATTTTAATAGAGGGCAAGCCGAAGGATCTTGTCACATATGATATTCAAGCCTATGACATCTCGAAGAACCTGTTGGGCAAGGCGGATATGAAGGGCTCAATACTTGAATATGTGGGTTTGGGGTATGATGAAGAAGCTGTTGATGAAATAAAATCAATTGAGGGAATGAGTGTGATTTTAAGGCCGATTTATTTATCAAGTGCCCAAGATTCGAGGCTCAGCATGGAAAGATTTATCAAAAATCTTAAAGATCTAAACCCGAATCAAAGTTATATTATTTTTTCCGGTAAAGAATTTTATAAAAACACGAAGGACGATATGAAAATACAGGATGATTTCACTGAGTTTATCACAGAAAAAAACATCGCTTTAGGACTTGTGGAAGCAGCAAATCAAAGAGGACATCTGGATGTTGACGGCATAAATTCAGTAATAAAAAAAGACGAGGTCAAAAAATTAAGGGCCTTCACCACATGGGATTATCTTGCATCGCAATACGACTATAAAATTCCCTTTCACGATGCGGGGCAAGAACTTGCCAATGTATATTACAGAGCGCTTTCTGAAAGAAATATCTCCACAATATTTTTAAGTCCCTTTGTTAAAGACCAAAAGATAATTTCAGATCCTGAACTTTACGGCAACGTGCTTTCATCCCTTCAATCGAGAATGCAGGATAAAGGCTATACCCTTGGAGATGCAAAACCCATGGGCAGTTGGAATGTAAATTCGATATATAAAATACCTGTGGCCTTAGGTTCGGTGGCAGCTTCAGTTTTGTTGCTTAATATAGTTTTTAATGTGGCTAACATTTTATCTCTGTTGATATTATCAGCAGGAGCGGCTCTGGCTCTGCTATTCTTCGGATTGGGCAAGATGGAAGAGTTGGGCAATGTGCTTTTTAATTTAAATTCAATAATAGTCTTTCCCTTGATTTCAATCTGCTATATACTAAAAAATTACAAATCAATTTTAATAGCAAAAAAAGATGCCACCTTTGCAAAGATATTTTTCAAGGGGGCGGCAATACTTCTAATGGCAATTTTAATCACCATGGTGGGAGCGTTGCACGAGATTGCTTTTATGAGCGGAACTAATTACTTAGTTGAGCTTAATATATTCAGAGGAGTTAAGATTTCACAACTTCTTCCTTTGCTCTTCGCTTTGATCATCTATGCAGCCTATATAGGATTTAACAGAGATCCCGATGAGAGCATAAGAATTAAACCCGGAGAAATAAAAGATATTTTAATTACGGATGTGAAAATTTGGCATGCGGTGTTGGGGGTTCTGATGTTTTTGGTCCTTGTCCTGTTTATAATAAGAGGTGGAAATACCAACATTGAAGTGCCGAAATTAGAATTGTTCATAAGAAATCTAATGGAGCAATATCTTCCGGCAAGGCCGAGAACAAAGAGCATAATTGCAGGTTATCCGGCGATAATGCTGATGATTTATATAGCATATAAAAACAGGGCGCAAGTTGTGGGAGTGGTGTTGACTTTACTTGCAACCATAGGCATGACAAATATAGTAAATACATTTTCGCACATAAGAACACCTTTAAGGATATCCTTTATGAGAGTGGGAGTTGAATACATCGTATCTCTAATAATATCTTTAATAGTCTTGATAATAGCTGATTTAATCAGAAAGGGGTACGAAAGCTACATTGAGTAAAAGGATATTGGTATCAGGGTACTACGGCTACAACAACATAGGAGATGAAGCGATTCTCAAAGGATTGGTTGATGCAATAACATCGATATCCGATGCTAAACTTGTTGTACTGTCGAAAAACCCCGATTGGACTACAACTAAATATCAAGTGGAAAGTGCAGACAGATCCGATTTATTCACCGTAATCAGAGAAATCAGAAAAGCGGACATGGTTTTATCGGGCGGAGGTTCCCTGCTTCAAGATGTAACAAGCAAAAAATCCATTCTGTACTACTTGGGTATATTGTTTTTGGCAATTCTTTTCAATAAAAAGACAATGATTTATTCCCAAGGAATAGGCCCTATAAAACTAAAAAGAAACAGAATTTTGACAAAGTATATTTTATCCAAAGTTGATTTTATAAATGTAAGAGATAATCAATCCCACAGAGAATTAAAGGAATTGGGAATAAACAGAGATGTTTTGGTGACGACGGATACGGTTTTCGGGATAAAAAAAATAGAGTCTGCCAAAGGTAGACAAATCCTCGATTCAATAGGTGTTCCAAGAAACAGAATAAACATATGTATGTGCATTATGAATTGGAAAAATTACGGAGCACAAACCGCCGATAAAATTTCAAGACTTATTGAAAAAATCTTTAAAGAAAGACCCGATGTAAACATTATATTGGTGCCTTTTTTTTACCATGTGGATTTGGAAATTGAAAGAAAAATATTCAACAGACTGTCCTGTGTATTCGACCATTTGTACATTGTGGAGGATTATCTGCATGTAAATGAATATCTGTCTTTAATTTCAAATATGGACATGATGGTTTCCATGAGACTTCACGGTCTGATTTTTGCCACGCTTACAGGAGCCTATCCCATAGGAATAAGCTATGACCCGAAGATAGACGGATTCATAAAGGAATTGGACAGAGTTCAGAGGTATTACGTTGAAGATTTTGACGAAAACGCACTGGCTGAAGAAGTACTTCATTCAATTGAAAATTTGGATGAATTAAAAGAGGATACAAAATCTCATTTAGACAAATTTTATAAATTAGCATCCATACACAACGAAGCTGTTTTAAAAGTTTTAAATGAATAGGAGGATAGTT
Proteins encoded in this window:
- a CDS encoding peptidase, M23/M37 family (Members of this family are zinc metallopeptidases with a range of specificities. The peptidase family M23 is included in this family, these are Gly-Gly endopeptidases. Peptidase family M23 are also endopeptidases.This family also includes some bacterial lipoproteins such as P33648 for which no proteolytic activity has been demonstrated. This family also includes leukocyte cell-derived chemotaxin 2 (LECT2) proteins. LECT2 is a liver-specific protein which is thought to be linked to hepatocyte growth although the exact function of this protein is unknown; High confidence in function and specificity), producing the protein MKKYRLSIICLVVALLLPLTVYGGSADLEKKQQQKINEKNKVSKQLEKNKMQLVDIEGDVAQVNSEISVLDGKINSLSSNISELESEIERLNKEIVQTQKELDEAELNLQEKKEQFETRLRAMYMNGKASYLEVILNSKNMEELLRNNEIIVSISNADKELVEYITEQVRIIEEKSAKLESDKNTLAIAKSSLEIEKAEQQKISAEKRDYMNALMSDAEAYRIEYEKAEAQWRSLDKEILRLQSQIKELKEQERIEREKAQKNQSAKVSARSSGALLWPVPGNTSISSGYGNRMHPILKTYRFHSGIDIPASSGTSVVAVKSGIVIMSRNMGGYGNVVMIDHGDIVTVYAHNSSLKVSAGQSVNAGDVIATVGSTGLSTGPHLHFEVRVNGQAVNPLGYV
- the ytsJ gene encoding Malic enzyme, NAD binding domain protein (Malic enzymes, or malate oxidoreductases, catalyze the oxidative decarboxylation of malate into pyruvate important for a wide range of metabolic pathways.NAD-dependent malic enzyme, which uses preferentially NAD and has the ability to decarboxylate oxaloacetate (OAA). It is found in bacteria and insects; High confidence in function and specificity) — protein: MKNYYKLSLEKHGELKGKIRVDLACDLVNHDDLSVAYTPGVAEPCRRIQINTMDAYKYTWKGNVVAVVSDGTAVLGLGDIGPEASLPVMEGKAMLFKKFAGVNAVPVVLNTKDTEEIIKVVKAIAPSYGGINLEDISSPRCVEIERRLIDELDIPVFHDDQHGTAIVATAALINAFRITGKDPAQCVAIVSGAGAAGSSIVKMIKQFGIGNIYCFDSKGVLSSKNAERYNFVKKEILEITNNYDEDLTMKDAMAKADIFIGVSTAGIINSEMVKSMKKDSVVLAMANPEPEIGYDDAVEAGVRIMGTGRSDFPNQINNVLAFPGLFKGALECGATKITEEMKMAAATGLAYFVKDEDLTETHIIPDVFEEGIADMVAEKVKECAIRSGYIRKNI
- a CDS encoding integral membrane protein (High confidence in function and specificity); its protein translation is MVKKGIAYSLLSAVIFGAMPLMTKILYTFGMDFVSSAFYRMSLSLVFIYIINKFYFKEDMKLTLKEFKYILLAAICFASNSLFLFNSYNYINSGTATAIFFLNPIIIFTVLSIKYKQKPAKIDIICITGALTGLFLCMDIEEMSSITGALIALMSAFAFSIYTIVVGKEELKEIGAFKLLFYINFIGAITILIYAFAFAKGIYTDYTPNQIPALFLYSAIISMGATYYYQRGVAYIGAKNTSLLCTLELLVSVLISFYIIGEPVRKIEIFAALLIFFCSFFLVKNSKE
- the ftsX gene encoding putative cell division protein FtsX (Part of the ABC transporter FtsEX involved in asymmetric cellular division facilitating the initiation of sporulation; High confidence in function and specificity) — its product is MKIIRQAINIFKESIKGIFRNSAMSLASIISIAAMLTLFGFIFLLMLGINSSVYRLGNKLDKVVIYLEDNISVDQINELIGDIGADERVKEVKYTSKEKALEEFKESFGDNADILDTVDEDTLPASLTISLKDLSYSDEVVKSFENHEGVYKINYHYELVHKMINLEEGVKYVGFAIVMILFLVSILIIHNTVKIAVANRRKEIEIMKYVGATNGYIRGPFLIEGIIFGIIGALIAFGIVYYVYNYYHGRIETSIETYGINLLSPKSIAENISVIFLCIGVGIGYLGSLLSTKRFLDV
- a CDS encoding carboxy-processing protease (The enzyme shows specific recognition of a C-terminal tripeptide, Xaa-Yaa-Zaa, in which Xaa is preferably Ala or Leu, Yaa is preferably Ala or Tyr, and Zaa is preferably Ala, but then cleaves at a variable distance from the C-terminus. A typical cleavage is -Ala-Ala-|-Arg-Ala-Ala-Lys-Glu-Asn-Tyr-Ala-Leu-Ala-Ala; High confidence in function and specificity) produces the protein MKKKLLKILGVIALILITNTLTAVSLIYGYSNSQVSSAIKIKYLEDFVKKNYLYEVKDEDLEVGKLKGIVAALNDPYSEYYTKEEYQELMEMTTGKFFGIGVVITRGEDNLITVISPIKGSPADKAGIKAKDKIIKVEGVEYTGEDINEATKIMKGEKGTEVTITIYRPDTAKTKEITLIRDEISVETIISDKLGEIGYIGITGFDENTAEDFNEALDKLLSQKIKSLIIDLRGNPGGIVDSAAEICDRILPEGMIVYAENREKKRVFEFKSDEKHLNIPLAVLVNEGSASASEIVAGAIRDYKAGTIIGQKTFGKGIVQTAKMFPSGDGIKLTTSEYFTPKGENIHKKGIKPDIEVKLPDDIEGMGIEYKDTDTQLQKAIEVLKEKS